In Oryza sativa Japonica Group chromosome 3, ASM3414082v1, one DNA window encodes the following:
- the LOC4331590 gene encoding chaperonin CPN60-1, mitochondrial, whose translation MYRAAASLASKARQAGSSARQIGSRLALHRNYAAKDIKFGVEARALMLRGVEELADAVKVTMGPKGRTVVIEQSFGAPKVTKDGVTVAKSIEFSNRVKNVGASLVKQVANATNDTAGDGTTCATVLTKAIFAEGCKSVAAGMNAMDLRRGISMAVDEVVTNLKGMARMISTSEEIAQVGTISANGEREIGELIAKAMEKVGKEGVITITDGNTLYNELEVVEGMKLDRGYISPYFITNQKNQKCELDDPLILIHDKKVSNLHAVVKVLELALKKQRPLLIVAEDVESEALGTLIINKLRAGIKVCAVKAPGFGESRKANLQDLAILTGGEVITEELGMNLENFEPQMLGTCKKVTVSKDDTVILDGAGDKKAIEERAEQLRSAIELSTSDYDKEKLQERLAKLSGGVAVLKIGGASEAEVGEKKDRVTDALNATKAAVEEGIVPGGGVALLYASKDLDKLQTANFDQKIGVQIIQNALKTPVHTIASNAGVEGSVIIGKLLEQDNTDLGYDAAKGEYVDMVKSGIIDPLKVIRTALVDAASVSSLMTTTESIIVEIPKEEEAAAAAPAMGGMGGMGF comes from the exons ATGTACCGCGCGGCGGCCAGCCTCGCCTCCAAGGCCCG TCAAGCCGGGAGCAGCGCTCGTCAG ATTGGGAGTAGGCTCGCCTTGCATAGAAACTATGCTGCCAAGGACATCAAGTTTGGTGTCGAGGCCCGGGCCTTGATGTTGAGGGGTGTTGAGGAGTTGGCTGATGCGGTCAAAGTGACAATGGGTCCTAAG GGACGCACTGTTGTTATTGAGCAAAGCTTTGGTGCTCCTAAAGTTACAAAGGATGGAGTTACTGTTGCCAAGAGCATTGAATTCAGTAACAGGGTTAAGAATGTTGGTGCAAGCCTTGTGAAGCAGGTTGCTAATGCGACTAACGACACTGCTGGGGATG GGACAACATGTGCTACTGTTCTTACAAAAGCTATATTCGCTGAGGGATGCAAGTCTGTAGCAGCTGGAATGAATGCGATGGATTTGAGACGTGGTATCTCGATGGCTGTTGATGAAGTAGTGACAAATTTAAAAGGCATGGCCAGAATGATTAGCACATCAGAGGAAATAGCACAG GTTGGTACTATATCAGCTAATGGGGAAAGGGAAATTGGTGAGCTCATTGCAAAAGCTATGGAGAAGGTTGGCAAAGAGGGAGTCATCACTATTACG GATGGTAACACCCTCTACAATGAGCTTGAAGTTGTAGAAGGCATGAAACTTGACAGAGGTTATATCTCTCCTTACTTCATTACCAACCAAAAGAACCAGAAATGT GAACTAGACGATCCACTGATCTTGATACATGACAAGAAAGTGTCCAACCTTCATGCTGTGGTGAAAGTGTTGGAGTTAGCTCTGAAG AAGCAAAGGCCTCTGCTTATTGTTGCAGAGGATGTAGAAAGTGAAGCATTGGGTACTCTGATTATTAACAAGCTTCGTGCAGGCATTAAG GTTTGTGCAGTCAAAGCTCCTGGGTTTGGGGAGAGCAGGAAAGCCAACTTACAGGACCTCGCTATCCTTACTGGGGGAGAA GTCATAACTGAAGAACTTGGAATGAACCTTGAGAATTTTGAGCCTCAGATGCTGGGGACTTGCAAGAAG GTTACAGTATCTAAGGATGACACAGTCATCCTTGATGGAGCTGGAGATAAGAAGGCCATTGAAGAGAGAGCTGAGCAG CTGAGATCTGCAATTGAGCTAAGCACTTCTGACTATGATAAAGAGAAGCTTCAGGAGCGGTTAGCAAAGCTTTCTGGTGGTGTTGCTGTTCTAAAG ATTGGTGGAGCTAGTGAAGCGGAGGTTGGTGAGAAGAAGGATAGAGTGACTGATGCACTAAATGCTACCAAAGCTGCTGTAGAGGAGGGTATTGTACCAG GTGGTGGAGTTGCCCTTCTGTATGCATCAAAAGACCTGGATAAATTGCAGACTGCGAACTTTGACCAAAAGATTGGTGTCCAGATCATTCAAAATGCTTTGAAG ACCCCAGTGCACACAATTGCTTCGAATGCGGGTGTAGAAGGATCTGTCATTATTGGCAAGCTTTTGGAACAGGATAATACTGATCTAGGTTATGATGCTGCTAAAG GTGAATACGTTGACATGGTGAAGTCTGGTATCATTGACCCACTAAAAGTTATCAGAACAGCTCTGGTGGATGCTGCAAG TGTGTCCTCTCTAATGACTACCACAGAATCTATTATTGTTGAGATCCCCAAGGAAGAGGAGGCAGCAGCCGCAGCACCCGCAATGGGTGGCATGGGCGGGATGGGTTTCTAG
- the LOC4331591 gene encoding PHD finger protein ING1 isoform X1 has translation MDAVDSSHVSHDWDPGVEALPAMLQRNYSLMRELDKSLQGVQTGNEQRCQQEIEDIKHGLESGSITYDPAKLKFSDEAIEEQKHCVRIADEKVALASQTYDLVDAHIQQLDQFMRKLEELRQEKEAATTAAAAAAAAAASVATGTPVAATVTASAGTSTADNTPKGGRSSERGRGGRKKTAKVPTEQPAPAIDLELPVDPNEPTYCLCNQVSYGEMVACDNNDCKIEWYHFGCVGVKEHPKGKWYCPSCIGFQKKRKGK, from the exons atggatgcTGTTGACTCCTCACACGTCAGCCACGACTGGGATCCTG GTGTTGAAGCATTGCCAGCTATGCTGCAAAGGAACTATTCATTAATGCGGGAGCTAGATAAAAGCTTGCAAG GTGTGCAAACGGGAAATGAGCAGCGCTGTCAGCAAGAAATAGAAGACATTAAGCATGGACTTGAATCTGGAAGTATTACATATGACCCGGCAAAGCTTAAATTTTCTGATGAAGCAATCGAGGAGCAGAAGCATTGTGTTCGAATTGCTGATGAGAAGGTGGCTTTAGCCAGTCAGACTTATGACCTG GTTGATGCTCATATCCAACAGCTAGATCAGTTTATGAGAAAACTTGAAGAACTTCGACAAG AAAAGGAGGCAGCtacaactgctgctgctgctgctgctgcggcggctgctAGTGTTGCTACAGGTACGCCTGTTGCTGCTACTGTAACAGCTAGCGCTGGTACTTCAACTGCTGACAATACTCCAAAAGGTGGAAGGTCTAGCGAAAGAGGCCGAGGGGGTCGAAAGAA GACTGCTAAGGTGCCCACTGAGCAACCAGCACCAGCCATAGATTTAGAACTGCCTGTGGATCCTAACGAACCAACATATTGCCTCTGCAACCAAGTCAGCTACGGAGAGATGGTCGCATGCGACAATAATGAT TGCAAGATCGAATGGTATCACTTTGGGTGCGTCGGCGTGAAAGAGCATCCGAAGGGGAAGTGGTATTGCCCAAGTTGCATTGGATTCCAAAAGAAGCGAAAAGGAAAGTGA
- the LOC4331591 gene encoding PHD finger protein ING1 isoform X2 — MGFLEDFQASVEALPAMLQRNYSLMRELDKSLQGVQTGNEQRCQQEIEDIKHGLESGSITYDPAKLKFSDEAIEEQKHCVRIADEKVALASQTYDLVDAHIQQLDQFMRKLEELRQEKEAATTAAAAAAAAAASVATGTPVAATVTASAGTSTADNTPKGGRSSERGRGGRKKTAKVPTEQPAPAIDLELPVDPNEPTYCLCNQVSYGEMVACDNNDCKIEWYHFGCVGVKEHPKGKWYCPSCIGFQKKRKGK; from the exons ATGGGGTTCCTCGAGGACTTTCAAGCCA GTGTTGAAGCATTGCCAGCTATGCTGCAAAGGAACTATTCATTAATGCGGGAGCTAGATAAAAGCTTGCAAG GTGTGCAAACGGGAAATGAGCAGCGCTGTCAGCAAGAAATAGAAGACATTAAGCATGGACTTGAATCTGGAAGTATTACATATGACCCGGCAAAGCTTAAATTTTCTGATGAAGCAATCGAGGAGCAGAAGCATTGTGTTCGAATTGCTGATGAGAAGGTGGCTTTAGCCAGTCAGACTTATGACCTG GTTGATGCTCATATCCAACAGCTAGATCAGTTTATGAGAAAACTTGAAGAACTTCGACAAG AAAAGGAGGCAGCtacaactgctgctgctgctgctgctgcggcggctgctAGTGTTGCTACAGGTACGCCTGTTGCTGCTACTGTAACAGCTAGCGCTGGTACTTCAACTGCTGACAATACTCCAAAAGGTGGAAGGTCTAGCGAAAGAGGCCGAGGGGGTCGAAAGAA GACTGCTAAGGTGCCCACTGAGCAACCAGCACCAGCCATAGATTTAGAACTGCCTGTGGATCCTAACGAACCAACATATTGCCTCTGCAACCAAGTCAGCTACGGAGAGATGGTCGCATGCGACAATAATGAT TGCAAGATCGAATGGTATCACTTTGGGTGCGTCGGCGTGAAAGAGCATCCGAAGGGGAAGTGGTATTGCCCAAGTTGCATTGGATTCCAAAAGAAGCGAAAAGGAAAGTGA
- the LOC4331591 gene encoding PHD finger protein ING1 isoform X3: MLQRNYSLMRELDKSLQGVQTGNEQRCQQEIEDIKHGLESGSITYDPAKLKFSDEAIEEQKHCVRIADEKVALASQTYDLVDAHIQQLDQFMRKLEELRQEKEAATTAAAAAAAAAASVATGTPVAATVTASAGTSTADNTPKGGRSSERGRGGRKKTAKVPTEQPAPAIDLELPVDPNEPTYCLCNQVSYGEMVACDNNDCKIEWYHFGCVGVKEHPKGKWYCPSCIGFQKKRKGK; encoded by the exons ATGCTGCAAAGGAACTATTCATTAATGCGGGAGCTAGATAAAAGCTTGCAAG GTGTGCAAACGGGAAATGAGCAGCGCTGTCAGCAAGAAATAGAAGACATTAAGCATGGACTTGAATCTGGAAGTATTACATATGACCCGGCAAAGCTTAAATTTTCTGATGAAGCAATCGAGGAGCAGAAGCATTGTGTTCGAATTGCTGATGAGAAGGTGGCTTTAGCCAGTCAGACTTATGACCTG GTTGATGCTCATATCCAACAGCTAGATCAGTTTATGAGAAAACTTGAAGAACTTCGACAAG AAAAGGAGGCAGCtacaactgctgctgctgctgctgctgcggcggctgctAGTGTTGCTACAGGTACGCCTGTTGCTGCTACTGTAACAGCTAGCGCTGGTACTTCAACTGCTGACAATACTCCAAAAGGTGGAAGGTCTAGCGAAAGAGGCCGAGGGGGTCGAAAGAA GACTGCTAAGGTGCCCACTGAGCAACCAGCACCAGCCATAGATTTAGAACTGCCTGTGGATCCTAACGAACCAACATATTGCCTCTGCAACCAAGTCAGCTACGGAGAGATGGTCGCATGCGACAATAATGAT TGCAAGATCGAATGGTATCACTTTGGGTGCGTCGGCGTGAAAGAGCATCCGAAGGGGAAGTGGTATTGCCCAAGTTGCATTGGATTCCAAAAGAAGCGAAAAGGAAAGTGA
- the LOC4331592 gene encoding uncharacterized protein has product MINLIDLSAGASARVATRDGSPVRETQSERKEYADLKTVTGSVRRSSSDRSCGSGTPMKVLIAQEMAKEGDTNQKTTSVVAKLMGLDDDAALPKPVQPSNNRRRFPDGHLSAMLARVNNQMSFDNHTGFVENMEYKDVYEVGYQPPSCEHLSNEFPQRRRPHEDHDKKRMDLVRQKFVEAKHLASHENLLQSKEFHEALEVLNSNKDLFLKFLEEPNSLFAKQSGEFHSAPTSPQRKRITVLKPTRSVELKGEKEIKRQQDQTVNGSRVERSNTHRRSHSGGGHAKAERLPQHTRIVILKPSTALTSMEHFQKNGHDNLDYSEAPVISRHLSDEINWSAQDMCHQHDESFRGCMQSNMFIRDRVYYGYAEEEGSSFSDSEIGSPTSRHSWEYIYRFSNPYFGSTLSHASCSPDSLVTREAKKHTSDRWPTVSSNEISQEKVLVRRSLSTLGEMLAMSDMKKKGAAEQVVTNTSNQLCSNEPRLAVPSKCSVDGDGESSLRKISRSKSVPVSSAAFDSLRLDDGCSNPEHEEPTSSKEEIKPKNGKSSLKGKISSFFLKRKKSGKDKLAPSPLGALGTRVPLASNASIVSSDVSQTEWTSLQDDVASENLEKFDIAPTVVPVNEPEATSSSKPPIITLEKALSFEIRNSHFDQPSPTSVLDASFEDASEKSPNSSEHAIIAKQEPLSRSLPIGSIARTLSWDDSSQEATLCSAKGDSHEQDQHEFVEKILSSVGFDNEKTSDIFVRWHSHDFPLGTGVLDQFLERKVEDAKCRERRSNQRLLIDSVNAALLDIGQSKLWGAYPCTDPQVNNARRVATGEVLVVDEVWRLVKGWLSDDDGEKHMVNAEDNAGLVADWVVGKEIQGRSWPEALRLEVDEISTEICGEVLDELVGEAFSELVGCH; this is encoded by the exons ATGATCAACCTGATTGATTTGAGCGCCGGAGCCAGCGCCAGGGTTGCCACAAGAGATG GTTCCCCAGTGCGAGAAACTCAATcggaacggaaggagtatgcTGATCTCAAGACA GTGACTGGCAGCGTGCGAAGGAGCTCGTCAGATAGATCGTGTGGTAGTGGTACACCCATGAAAGTGCTGATAGCGCAGGAGATGGCGAAGGAGGGGGACACAAATCAGAAGACCACTAGTGTTGTAGCTAAGCTGATGGGTCTTGATGATGATGCAGCCCTTCCTAAGCCTGTTCAACCTTCCAACAACAGGAGGAGATTTCCAGATGGCCATTTGTCTGCTATGTTGGCAAGAGTTAATAACCAAATGTCGTTTGACAACCACACAGGCTTCGTCGAAAATATGGAATATAAGGATGTCTATGAAGTTGGATACCAGCCACCAAGCTGTGAACATTTGAGCAATGAATTCCCACAAAGAAGAAGACCACACGAAGATCATGACAAGAAAAGAATGGATCTTGTCCGCCAGAAGTTTGTCGAAGCAAAGCACCTAGCGTCACACGAGAATCTTCTCCAATCAAAGGAATTCCACGAAGCTCTCGAGGTTCTCAATTCAAATAAAGACTTGTTTCTCAAATTTCTCGAAGAACCTAACTCGCTCTTTGCGAAACAATCCGGTGAATTTCATTCTGCACCAACATCACCCCAGAGGAAGCGCATCACTGTATTGAAGCCTACCAGATCAGTGGAGTTGAAAGGTGAAAAGGAAATTAAAAGGCAGCAAGACCAGACAGTCAATGGAAGTAGAGTAGAGAGAAGCAATACTCATAGGAGGTCTCATTCAGGCGGCGGTCATGCCAAAGCAGAAAGGCTTCCACAACACACACGAATAGTCATTTTAAAACCTAGCACTGCTCTTACTTCAATGGAGCATTTTCAGAAAAATGGGCATGATAACCTGGATTATTCTGAAGCCCCTGTTATATCAAGGCATTTGAGTGATGAAATAAATTGGTCGGCACAGGACATGTGCCACCAACATGATGAATCTTTTCGAGGTTGCATGCAGTCAAATATGTTCATCAGAGATAGAGTGTACTATGGATATGCTGAAGAAGAGGGTAGTAGCTTCAGTGACTCGGAAATTGGAAGTCCAACATCACGCCATTCCTGGGAGTACATATACCGGTTTAGCAATCCTTACTTCGGCTCAACTTTAAGCCATGCTTCTTGTTCTCCTGACTCGCTTGTAACTAGGGAGGCTAAGAAGCATACCTCTGATAGGTGGCCAACTGTATCTTCTAATGAGATTAGCCAAGAAAAGGTGCTGGTGCGGAGGAGCTTGAGCACACTCGGTGAAATGCTTGCGATGTCTGATATGAAGAAAAAAGGGGCTGCTGAACAAGTGGTCACTAATACCAGCAACCAGTTGTGCAGCAATGAACCAAGACTTGCAGTACCATCTAAATGTTCTGTTGATGGAGACGGAGAGAGCTCCCTCAGGAAAATTTCAAGGTCAAAATCTGTTCCAGTCTCATCAGCAGCCTTTGACAGCCTGAGGTTAGATGATGGATGCTCAAATCCTGAACATGAAGAACCCACATCATCAAAAGAGGAGATCAAACCCAAGAATGGCAAGTCATCTCTCAAGGGAAAGATTTCAAGTTTCTTCCTGAAACGCAAGAAATCAGGAAAAGATAAGCTTGCCCCATCCCCCTTGGGGGCCTTGGGTACCAGAGTTCCGTTGGCCAGTAATGCATCAATAGTTAGCTCAGATGTATCACAGACTGAATGGACTAGCTTACAAGATGATGTTGCTTCAGAAAATTTAGAGAAGTTTGATATTGCACCAACAGTAGTTCCGGTCAATGAACCTGAAGCAACTTCTTCATCTAAG CCTCCCATAATTACTCTTGAGAAAGCACTCTCGTTTGAGATCCGAAATTCCCACTTTGATCAGCCCAGCCCTACATCAGTTCTTGATGCATCATTTGAGGATGCTAGTGAGAAGTCACCCAATTCATCCGAGCACGCAATTATCGCTAAACAAG AACCTCTATCAAGATCTCTTCCTATTGGATCAATCGCGCGGACTTTATCATGGGATGATTCTTCACAAGAGGCTACATTGTGTTCAGCCAAAGGAGATAGCCACGAACAAGATCAACACGAATTTGTCGAAAAGATTCTATCTTCTGTTGGGTTCGACAACGAAAAGACCAGCGATATTTTCGTGCGGTGGCATTCGCATGATTTCCCTCTAGGCACCGGCGTGCTTGACCAGTTCTTGGAACGCAAGGTGGAGGATGCCAAGTGCAGGGAGAGGCGGTCAAACCAGAGGCTCCTCATCGATTCCGTCAATGCTGCCCTACTAGACATCGGCCAAAGCAAGCTTTGGGGAGCTTACCCTTGCACTGACCCACAAGTTAACAATGCACGGAGAGTTGCCACAGGCGAGGTGCTGGTTGTTGATGAGGTATGGAGGTTAGTGAAAGGCTGGCTCTCGGACGATGATGGCGAGAAACATATGGTCAATGCGGAGGACAATGCGGGGTTAGTGGCTGATTGGGTTGTCGGCAAGGAGATTCAAGGCAGGTCATGGCCCGAAGCACTGCGGTTGGAGGTGGATGAAATCAGCACGGAGATATGTGGGGAGGTCCTGGACGAGTTGGTTGGGGAGGCATTTTCAGAACTAGTTGGGTGTCATTGA